The window ttctttagcacAGGCACTGGCAGCTACTTCACCACCGAGTCACAGTCACATGGAGGATGAAATCTTCAATCAGTCTAGTAGTACTCCTACCTCCACCACATCAAGCTCTCCTATTCCACCAAGTCCTGCAAATTGCACGACTGTAAGTTCAACTGTAGAAGGAGAGGCCTTGgaagctgttttatttttaataactggtGAATGGCTGGCTGAGAGGTGGATGGGAGGGGGTACAGCTTTGCCTAGAAATGTGATTTAATGTACCCTAAATTGACAGGAAAACTCTGAAGATGACAAGAAAATTCGTGGCAGGTCTACGGACAGTGAAGTTAGTCAGGTGAGCTgtggtatcatttattttttctattcttttgttttatgctcagtgtttatttttgtactttgtgcATTCCTATTCATGCTTTGTGGGtctccttaaagctgaactacgaTGTGCACCTGGTTATCGGACATGGAAATATTTCCTTCCTAGCCATAGGGGCTCACATCTGCCTTGATTTACCCATACCTTGCCCTACTAAGGTAACAGAGAAATGATCCATCTTCAATGGACATTTTGGACAGTGACTTTGTTGTCCAGGCAGGAGACGGTGAAGTGGTGGGCTTAGACTCTTACAAGCCTAATGGTCAGTAACGTTTGTCTTTGTGTGCAGACAAACACTTCTCTGGCATTGAAGATGGATCATTTCTCTGTTACCTTAGTAGGGCAAGGTATGGGTAAATCAAGGCAGATGTGAGCCCCTATGGCTAGGAAGGAAATATTTCCATGTCCAATGTCCGACCAGGAGCACATTTTCTATTTAGCAAAGCAGCAATAGCTGTGGTTTAATTTCCTTGCCTGGATAAATGCAAGGCAGACATTTGTAAGCTATCAGCACTTAGATTTTGGGAAATGGTACATTGAACAAGTAGTATTTCATTGGAACTCCCTCTGGTGGGGGTAGTTGTGTGTGGATCTTGTGGTTTGTAGCCAGGTCTAGGTTTTTAATGGCTTGTTCTTGGCCAGTGTGTTCTTCCACACACAGgggtttattttaaatggcaattGTCTGAATAAGCCCTCTTTTTGATGGCAGACTTTTTTCTTCAACTGGGAGTTGTCAATGTTTTGCTTTTGGcactcttaaccacctgggcgttacactgatgtctagatttctgtaccaaaagcagtaaactgtttttcatgaattttttttttttaaattgtagacctgtaagttacagaaatatgtccgaacaagggtctagaagatatcatgaatataaaaaaaaagtttgaaacacaatcatgtaaaaaaacaaaaaaacaaaatgtacttttaataaaattaaataaaaaacacaaaaatcagcttaaccccccagcgttctaattctcagttttttgatgcaaaaagtgatcctatttttttgcatagaaatttttgttttgtgggcttgtaatttttaggattaactcccgggtatgataattatatttattatattataatcataaattctaaaaataatacataattataaataatttaaaaaaatgaaatattagacaacaatgtaatctaaaaataaaatataaaataaaaatgtacttttatttttatttcatgttgtgtggtgtttttgtactgtaaaaaccatttaaaagcagattacattgtaatctgcttttaaatttccctccctgacacacccccatacatcaccactcacatcacccggaagatgactcatcctccgggttGATGTGGGAGTTCCCTGCCTActcacacaggcacacgctggacgCTGGAGCTGCttctgctcgcatctccagaaagatgcaaagcacaatgcaggatttctgcattgtgcttcacatctcactgcagatgccagcagcaatagcaaattttttattgctgctgggggagctgcggggacagggtaagtatttgctttcagttgtaatctgattgtcatacattgtttacatttttaaccacctgagaaaagttcgggtttaacactttttgcaagtgtttttaccccgaactatgtcgggtttaacgtCCAGGTGGTTAAGGGCTAagttttgaccttttttttttctagcaaccTTTGACAAATAATTTGGTCCATTTGCTTTATTCTGAAGGTGGCCCATTTCCCCCTCACTCTTTGACCTTCACTAGAGCCATAAGCGGACAGGAGGGCttcatttcccccccccccccccaaacaaaaaacaaatctttttttacatttatttgtacccTGTTAATTTAATGGCAGTTGCTCCTACACTTGGCATTAAAACatgcatgtgtttttgttttttttttttaattttatttgtttagtcaCCAGCAAAGAACGGATCTAAAGTTATCCATAACAATCATCATCCACAGTCCCCTGCAGTGACTCCAAGTTACCAAATAGGAAGCAGTTCCAGCACGTCATCTTCTCTAGGAAATGGGCCAGGTACCAACAGCAATGGCACAGTTTCGAACAGCAGCAGCAGTACGAACAGTAACAGCAGTACTAACAACAAAAACAACCCTCCAAGTGGACACACATCTGGTACACCTACCCCTTATGCACAAGCAGTGGCTCCTCTCCCCTCTAATTCAAATGCATCCCAGCCTAGGCCTCCCAACGTCCAGCAAAACACAAGTAAACAAAATGGAGCAACAAGTAagtttaaaaacaatgcattgtTTTACTATTTAATGACCTGTTTCAATGAAATGATGTACATTAAAACTATGGTATATGGTTCGTCACTTAAGACGTAGATTACTCTGCACTTCTGTTGTAAATGAAACCTTCTTTACTTCCTTTGCAGTTCCCATGTTTTGATTGGCTGAGGTGCAGAATACTATCCTCTTTCAGTTTTTTCCTGTATTTAACCTTGCCATACAACATAATTTTGTCTTGcatactttttatacatttacatttttttggcattagcattTAACCAAATTATACAGGTAAATACTAATTTAACTTTATAATTCAAAAGTAAAATAGGATTTTGTAGAGGGTTTTTAACCTATTCTGCAGCAATTGCCAAGATACATGCGTCTAATGTTATGATGACCATAAGGTCAGTCTCTGCTCACATCACATTGTAGCACACACCGAGCATTCTATGGTGCCTAATGTTGTCTAATTTTTAAATTGCAGCCAAATGCAGTTTTAGATGTCTAAAGTAAATAGCTTTTACTAACTTAGCAAACCACAATAAATGGTACTGAGGTGCATGcattattcaaataattttaggTGTGAATGGGTTCATTACCTTAACCTAGTCTGTTATACATAAGCTAGTGTACTATCTGtagtgttatttatattattgttctcAAGGGCTTATTAAATATACCAGCAACCAAACTTTTGCTTACAATTAACAACTTATTCTGTACTAAAGAAaattaaagccgcatacacaagtgcaattatagtcgtaggaaaggatctttcacgattgttCGGGTGATGGACTTGGGGGGTCCTTGTTGGTTCTTACCTTTCACAAATCAGCCCCCTATTGGGCTGTTTGCAGTAGCTCCATTTGTTTCGTTTTGTAAATCCACCCCCAGGGTGGAACTGGAAATTGGCCATGCCCTTTTCTGGCAGGTTTAAGTAATTTTCCTAATGAGCAGCTCATCTTTAGGAGTGCACGTTTGTTTGGGGCCTGTGTTTGTTAGCTGCACTGAATACAGTTAGAGAAAAATTTAACCTAAAATCTGCATAAGTGGGAGAAAATGAAATCTTGCCGCTTACAATGTCTAAATTTCTTCCCAGGTTACAGCTCTGTAGTAGCAGAAAACGCCACAGATGCTGCGCTTAGTAATAGCAGTCAATCACAATCAAGCCAGTCTGTGATTCACAACCCACCAACAAGCACTGCGTGAGTACAATGGGAAGTAAATAGTTATCAGTATTACCCTGGTTCTATGTAATGGTTATCGAATGTGTGGATGTGTAGTGAAAAAATGTCAGACATGTTTGTATAGAgctgtattttgtgtttgtattgtagcattgtgtgtaatatatgtttAGATAACTGGTGACTgcatattttgtgtgtgtgtgtacacgcACATGGTATTTAATGCTGAAAGTGTTTATTCctgcattttaaagaaattagtGTTAGACCTTGTCATATTTTAGGAATTAGAAAGGCTATAAACTGTGAAAAGTTTATGCTGTCCATTGCAATTgatagtcaatttttttttcttttcttttacttgtaGACTGCACATAAGAAGATTGCTATCAGATCTTGTTTCCTCTACAAGTGTAGGAAACAGGGCTTGATTAAGTAATTAGGAAAAGGTGTACTGGAGCCAGCTGTTAACCTTATTCATATACCTTAGTGATTCTAGGCTTTTAgttaacaaaacacaatttttaattcGTTGTGTTCTTATTTTTAGGGCTTAAATGCAGTTGTGTATAGCAACCTATCAGAATTGTCTTGAAATATGTAGACAAATATGTAGTTGGTTGGTTACTTCCCTGAGGATTTGGGCTGTGTATGTATGGGATGTAGCttgtaaaataacagtttatacaCAAGTAATTTCAACACTTTCAGGCAGCTAGGTTGAAACGGTGCCCTTTATTTCCTATTTGGTAAAGTTAAACATAAATTTTAATAGGAGTGTTTTTTGCTTTAGGAAATCTGTTATCAATGTTTAGCACCACTTATTTGAAAGTCAGCAGCGAAATGACGGATAGTTGTTGCTATTATGTTGCACAAATGTTATTGAAATCTATATTTGCAACACAGATACTAAAATTTAAGTGCACACGTGCACAATAAATCTCtagtttttgtaaatataacaGGTGAGTTTCCTTTGAGTAAATAGATAACAAATAACTTATACTTAAGCTTCAAAATTGTGTACAGTATACCCACAAAACCATACTCGTGCAATACTCAAAATCCTGTGTTGCTGAAATTCAATATTCTTTACTGCATATCACTTTTCTAAACAATAAATGATGgctctggaatttttttttccttcaagcaTCTTGATTCTCGCTCTGTTGAACATGGTGTTTGTTTGTGTTtccttggtgttttttttttttttgtgggcaaAACCAGGGCCCGCAACACAGTCTCCTGTGACATTCTAAATAAGCACTTTGGACAGCAGTGGAGCCCACTTACAGAACTTAAAACAAGCTCAGGACTTCTATTGTATTGAACAAATGTATTAATCAATTTgtcattttgtgtgtgtgtgtatatatatttatattacatacactAAATTTCTCACCGGtgactagaaaaaaagaaactggtaATGTTTGTAGAGATACAGGCTCTTCCAGTGCACCGGactataaagaagaaaaaagaaaacactctTTGGGCTTCTTTTTAGGTCGGACACATTTGGTAACTACAGTATTTACtcattgtttataaaacaaaatttgtattgtttttgcatgtactaacattattttaatgtttttttttccagcaaaaataaataaaggtatacCTGCCCATCTCTTCTATTCAACAGGGCCCTGGcttttaggaaaaatgtattgtttttagggGGTCATATTTAGTCTAAAAATGTGCTtgtgtatttaataatataaaaaattcgGCAGCAAAGGTGTTAAATGACAActgtgcttttgttttaaaaattgtaaacaatCCAGCACActtattaaaatgtacctaaacgcAACATTTTTACTATGCATAGAAGGGTAGATAGCCcttttaaaattaagaaaaaaagggtgtagcaatGCCCCTTTAAACCTTGATCACatcggcaatcaagacttaatgggagcgcataACCTACCAGAGCATAACGTAACCCTTTGTCATGCATCCttggaggctctggctgctcctaattttgggcatgcgcagaacgGGCATCTTTTCAACCAAGGAGatagagatgccaatctcatgcatgcacagtataaataaactttttctgtttttagcttagttcagcttaaaaaaaataatagatccCAATTCAAAGCAGTGTCTACAGATACAGGTGATATACCTGAACCAAATGGCTTAAGatttacattgtatattattttgccTGAACAAAACATTTGTATATGTGGAAAAAATGAGTACATTGTATATACTAGTGTACATACCCCTGTtcaaatgccaggtttttgtgatgtaaaaaaagataCCACAACAAATTCAAAACTTTTCTGTGACCTTTTTGTGACCTTTCAGCCTGTACAATTCAgttgaaaaacaaatatgttatgagaaaaattaaaaatgtttgagtGTGCACAtccttaaactaatacttttttgaaacacctttttatttaattacagcattcacTCTTTGGTACACACCTGCCATCAATTAGAGACTCTAAATAACTTCACCAGAAGACAATTAACTTTGGAATTCACAAGCAATATCCTCATACTAAGGAAGAGGTTCATAAGTGCCATGATAGCCTCCTGATAGACTGAATGTTGtaatcaaaaggtgcttcaacaaagtattagtttaggGTGTGGTGTGCACACTTGCAACCAGCTCATGTGGTCTAGCTCAATGCAATCTGAAGGTGTGTTGAGGGTCTATAAAAATTGAATGTAACCAAATGGTGGGCACATtacttaaatattattatgtggaTGGGCTAAATTATGTAATCTTTTAATATTCAAGTGGTCTTGATTTCATGTGGCTTTTAATTTGACCAGGACTAGCTAGCAAAGTGATATGGTTTACTGGTTTTGTGTAGCTTTTGTTCTCCCATTGTTACCACAGTGaaagtacatttattatgtaaagGTTTGGAAGGTGTTGAGATTAAGAAGTTGCTGCTTACCATTGTACTTTTATAAGCTTTATTATAAAaggtattcaattttttttttctaggaaagaGGCAAACAGTGTATCTCTGCCATCCAGCAACAACAGTACTACCAGCACTGGCTCCAGTTTACTTTTGCCCTTATGTGTAAACTCTCCAAGTTCACCAACACCAAGTTTCAGTGACCCTAAACCCAGTCAGCCACTACTTAACGGCCCACCTCAGTTCAGTTCTACGCCAGAGATAAAGGTGAAAGAACATGAAATATGTTTGTGGCATTTCTCTGTCTTTGCAAATCATGGTGGTTAGGACTCTTTGTTGTTTTTGAACAGCTCAATCATGacttgtgtatgtgtatatttctttctttttttatataatatatatatatatatatatatatatatatatatatatatatatatatatatatagtacgtAAGCACGTGAAGATAATACTTAtcataaaattttatttgttaatgtcTTAAAACCTATATGTAAATCTGCCTCCAGACCTAAACTAAGTCTCTGAGCAACTGTTTGTAGATTTGAAGGAGATTGTACAGTCAAATTGCAAGGTGTGTGTTTGGCTAATTTAAGATTTTAAGCTAACCTATGCCCTAACAGTAAAGGTATAGTTCGTGTTAAACAATCTTCTGTTCCTTAATTGTGAGGATCTGATATTTTTAATGCTGGAAGTGAATAATCTGTTTTAAATTTGATCTGAATGACAAGTTAAAATTGATAAAAACTACTGCTCTTCAATTAGTGTTGAGAGCAAGTTTTGTCCAGCAACCTCTGTGCAGTAGTACAAAtgctgtatgtgtgtatatgtatgtatgtgtatatatatatatttatttacaatatagaaTTATTGTTGAAATCATTACACAGTAATTTGATCGCCAATAGAAGCTTTTCAAACtgactttaatttttctttgttgtaGACTCCTGAGCCCCTAAGTACACTGAAATCTATGGCTGAACGAGCCGCTATTGCAACAAATTTAGAAGATCAAGTGCCTGCTATCCACCTGGCTGAGCGAGGTAATGAAAACTATTCTGTTTTTCTGATgtgctgttatttttatttattcatacacaGGAATTCTCAACAGTgttttgcaaaaatgcaaaaagtgtgtaaaatgaatgaataaactcTCGTTATAACACTGCTTGCCCTTTTAGAAATTCTCATCACTACAACTACAACACAACCACCTGCCAGCCAATCCACAACACAACTTACTGAAGTGAGCATCCCTCTTTCACTGGGTGTGTGTCCTTTGGGTCCTGTCCCACTTACCACAGATCAGCTTTACCAACAAGCAATGCAAGAGGCTGCGTGGCATCATATGCCACATCCATCAGATTCAGAAAGAATACGGTATGCTCCtgcaattattttgtttcaattttgtaATCAGTATTCAACTTctaattttgtatgtttaatacaCTGATTAAGGTATTTTACAGGAAGGTGTGTAAAGTtgtgtgtgtctgtttttttaagttggtaTGTGTGAGGAAGTGTGACCCTAAAATGATAATTTACTCTCTTGCAACAATCTGGGCTATTTTAATCTTACTTTTCCCAGcaatttattacagtaaaaaaaaaaaacaatgctgtttAACcaaattttgtgtgtgtttgtctgTTCATGAAGATAAATTAGGGATTACTACAGACATGACAgaatttattctgatttttttataatattttgaaatgttaatgtttttattgttcagtGAGGGACATGGCAGTCTGCATTGTTCCTGATAGACTGACAACTGATACCCCCCATTTGTCTGGTCAGTTTCTGTAGGAGCTTGGAGTAAAATGCCTTTGACACAAGCAGTTTGCCTTTAAACCATTATGAGGTAGCATTCACACTAAATCCGACTCCAGGAGACACAAGTGCTCTTTGCTATCCATAACCCTCCCATCACAATCTTTTTCAGGGGTCACAATGACCCCTTCTAAAGTTATGTACAGGTACTAGATTTTTGTTGCCTGGGATGAATGATAATGATAGTCTCAGGTGATAAACTAGAATGTGTACAGTGATCCTTCAATGACCATTCTTCCTAGtagatcaatgaatgactgagCACACATAACCACTGTACTTTCCTGTGGAGCAGACCAATGCGGGGTGCCACACTCTTGTCCTCCCCTCATTGTAGAACAggacagtgctgtatatacagggcttgttcattctcctgtcactggaaatgatcatgaaagattgttttcagctaCAGAAAACCGACATCTATACAGGGCTCAAGAACATGCAGTGTACTGGTTGGATTAGTCTATTGGTTAAATCTTTCCTGGTGTAAACAGATTCCTTATATTTTACAGGCAGTACCTCCCAAGGAATCCATGTCCAACACCTCAATATCACCATCAGATGCCTCCACCTCATTCAGACACAGTGGAATTCTACCAGCGACTTTCCACAGAAACTCTTTTCTTTATCTTCTACTACCTGGAGGTATTATAAGCCACCAATTAGTGATTGCAATtgatacacatttattttaatttctttttgctAAGTTATTTTACTTGCTTATTGTCACTGGCAATATCTGCACTGTAGTCCACTAGCCCAAgtcattttattgtagaaggtatGATTTATTGGCTATTACTGTACTTTACAAAACAATTCATACCTTACTTTCACTTCTTCCAGTAATACGAGGGTTATATTTCTataatttagtgttttttcagaaatattttttttgtttttggcttgaTGTGCAGGCCTAAGTTTTGTTTTCTGGTTTATCTTTCAGGGCACTAAAGCACAGTATTTAGCTGCTAAAGCATTGAAGAAACAGTCTTGGAGATTTCACACCAAATATATGATGTGGTTTCAGAGGCATGAGGAACCCAAAACAATAACTGATGAGTTTgagcaggtttgttttttttttttttttttctggagctgCTGATGTACTTCCAACAGTGTCACAACTGTTGCCCAGTCTATTGCAACCAGTAGGAACTTATAGATAAACTTGTGTAAATAATCACTTCTTCTTTACTTTATCATTCTTGTTTGCCTTTAGTAACATACATTTGGTATTttcaagcagaaaacaaaaaaaattctattttttttcatacctgtgcatttaaaaaatgcactggCCACTACTACTTAAAAGGGGAGAGTATTTTTGCAGTCTTCTTGCCCCTGACTGGCCTATGTGAATTTGGCATGCAAACCTGGTAAACATTTTTCTGTCTCCTGGTCTAATTTGCTATCCTGCTTCAGTCATTGGGCTTAACATCATGGCTGTTTAAAGCCCAGGTGTATACATACAGACACATTTCTTCAGTCAGTGATGCCTATGTCCACATCCCGCAAGAACCATCATCCAACATGGAGGGCATATTGCCTGATATTACCAAGCAGTGAGCTTAAATTGTGATGATATACTGCAAAAAGCTGTTTTAAGACCTAGGAATTCCTTCTTTCTGAAGGTAGTTTCTGCCTTTCaccttttattattcttaaaccTTATTTATGAATTCATTGACAATTTAACTCTCTTGGAACTTCTGTCCCTTGAGTCTCCTGTTTTAACAAGCTATTGATATAAATGTGGTTTGAGCTGTGAAAGACTCTCTCAAATAGTGCTTCTTTAGAAAGACTGATTTTAGTCATCTCAGATGAACCCTATGGAGATGAATTGGCTTCTTGTTCATATATCTTTGTGACTTAGTCAGACCATCATATTTCAAGCCAATGGTCTGAAGAAttgtttttacctttaccttttgtGCATCATTCAACATGATTCGCTTCTTGAATTTTGTAGGgtccacttccatggcattgagcatcAGGGTACTGCCATTTGTCTGTGTGCTGTAGTGACTCAATTATAAATTTGCCCGCTCACCAAACTGGACACTTACTTtcttctctggaacagagggatgttagcaactaaaaatgtggaaaacactTTTTGTCCTCATTCCCCCCccttataaaatgttatacccatcatatcatgctaccttgtCATATaactatccccttactctctatgaaccctaATTTCGCTAACATCTcgctatagatggagcttttattaacacatttgTGAGCAATCCAATGTGActattgttctaaatgttttgtgtgctgcatgagtttataaccgtaaaatgaataaaaaaattacataaaaacaactCAGGGACTTTctactttacaaataaataaaatgtgtacattttgtgccGTATAGAAACCGTTAAGtggcatacacacgtgcaattatagttgttggaaaggatctttcacaatcctttccaactactaaccactgcacaatgcatgaacgggtgctgtacatacagcacccttctgctctatggagaggggagggggagagcgacagagcggcacaccgctgcatgctctcccccttcccttgcgtTAAGATCATccatagatctgccaggacggtcgtttggatgacGGGCGCTATACACACGCCGGATTCTCGTCCGGTATTGGCCCTGAGcggattatcagatgagaatcattgTCCAGTCCTCCCATAGGGGGTTGTAACATAACGGTTAGCCTTCCtgtttccttcaaaaaaaaatcgTTAAACTTTTAGAAAAATCCTACAGTGGCATTTATAGCTGCAGGCACTGAGGAAGAGTTGTTCTGGTAGGCATTTTGCATTCTGTTTTTACCCTGTTCCTATGCACATTTCACACATGTATTAGATGTTACAGACTAGAGTAACTTTAGTAGTAAAACAATTCCTCGAtttgtaccatttttttaaacttgcattcATGTCTGAGCCTGCAGGTGCCATCAGTACTGAAAGCCCTGGTTGCAGTACTTTTTCTTACATCATGATTAGTGTTGGTAAAAGTAAATATAGTGTCTTATGCTATAGTTGCCTAGCATcaaattttgtttagttttcaaGATCAAGTTTCTGATGTAACAAATTTACCCTAAACACTGTCATAACTCTGTGATATCCTCCAACCACTGCAGAGTTCTGGGAAATATGTTGTACGGTGATGATTGTAGtacattttgtgatattttgaAAGTTTGCAGTGTCTATTTTTCTCTTTACAGGGGACATACATATACTTTGACTATGAAAAATGGGGCCAGCGGAAGAAGGAAGGTTTTACTTTTGAGTATCGATATCTGGAAGACCGCGATTTacagtgaccttttttttttcttcatcacaCTTAGCCTTCCGGTTTCACAGAGGCAAACAACGAATCGGGGAATAAAGCAGGGAGGGGCTAAAGTTACTTCTTCAGTCTCATTCCCTTGAAGAGTTGGGAGGAGGGAAATTTGGACAAACACTTAAATgcatgcagtttaaaaaaaacaaaaaaacaaaaaaaaaaaaaaaggagtaagaTTATGTGTGGCGGTAAGAGGATAAAACACAATACAGCCAGCATCCCACAATAACCTCTTCACTCTTCAGCAGGCTAAAAGGACAGTGAATGGTGACTgtctatttttaatgtaattagtttaaaataaaaaagaaatgaacaaaatGCATAAGTCTttgtaagaagaagaaaaagctaTTCTTCCCCTGGTGGTTATTTCTGCAGGCGGGAAGATCTTGTCTCTCTACCCCAAGGGGTTTCTCCTGGCTGATATTTGTTTCCCCttctcttaaaaaatatatatataaaaaaatgttttctataatttTGTCCTTTTTGGCAGATACTGGATCTTTTTGTTTTGATAACAAAGTACATCAAAAtttaaagtgtcttttttttttttttttttttttttcttcccttggCACCCCTTCATCACTTATACCCCTCCATCCTCGATATACGTATCTGTACCGAATGAATTAATGGTATGGAAAgctggtttaaaatatttttcgtAACCtattttcattttggaaaatatttatgaataaatagttttatatgATGTCTTCTCATGCAAGAACGttaatgtgtctttttttattttgacttttatttattttttttttttttttttgaatttgtgaCTGCTActtttgtgtatattattttcCATTTAGTGTTCCTAATTTACCCTAAGAACAAGTAAATAATCTAATAAAACAGTGGACAGGAAGGGTGTTAAAAATTTGCACATGCTGCACAGCACATAACCAGGACACTTCAGgtcagcttttcatttttttttttttttttaatgcggaattttttttttttcctattgaccgATGTTTAAACATACAGAAAGTTCAGCTAAACCTTTACTGCAATGTAGTCCTAAAGAAAAGGGGTTTCTAACCATTCCCCCACTCTGttgctgatatttattttttctggaaaataatgtaaatgaaattGGAATTGGGTAGATTTCTATTTACTTATTGTTTTGTAGACACCATAGAAAGCCTGTCAAAATGGAGTAAAATCCTTCTGAGATGGTTGTCACTGTctccaaaaaaatattcatttttttttctttctagtaaCTACTTGAGTTTTTGTTTTCTCACTTTACtacttttttacaaatatatctaCCCTGGCAATGAAGGACATATGTATAGGACATATATATAAGGTCTTATTATTTACACTTTCAAAATCTACCTTGGAGCTTATAATAATGTGAAACAAGTTTTGAAAGCAGTTTTTTGTATGATC of the Pyxicephalus adspersus chromosome 11, UCB_Pads_2.0, whole genome shotgun sequence genome contains:
- the CNOT3 gene encoding CCR4-NOT transcription complex subunit 3 isoform X1: MADKRKLQGEIDRCLKKVSEGVEQFEDIWQKLHNAANANQKEKYEADLKKEIKKLQRLRDQIKTWVASNEIKDKRQLIENRKLIETQMERFKVVERETKTKAYSKEGLGLAQKVDPAQKEKEEIGQWLTSTIDTLNMGVDQFESEVESLSVQTRKKKGDKDQKQDRIEGLKRHIEKHRYHIRMLETILRMLDNDSINVDAIRKIKDDVEYYVDSSQEPDFEENEFLYDDLDLEDIPQALAATSPPSHSHMEDEIFNQSSSTPTSTTSSSPIPPSPANCTTENSEDDKKIRGRSTDSEVSQSPAKNGSKVIHNNHHPQSPAVTPSYQIGSSSSTSSSLGNGPGTNSNGTVSNSSSSTNSNSSTNNKNNPPSGHTSGTPTPYAQAVAPLPSNSNASQPRPPNVQQNTSKQNGATSYSSVVAENATDAALSNSSQSQSSQSVIHNPPTSTAKEANSVSLPSSNNSTTSTGSSLLLPLCVNSPSSPTPSFSDPKPSQPLLNGPPQFSSTPEIKTPEPLSTLKSMAERAAIATNLEDQVPAIHLAEREILITTTTTQPPASQSTTQLTEVSIPLSLGVCPLGPVPLTTDQLYQQAMQEAAWHHMPHPSDSERIRQYLPRNPCPTPQYHHQMPPPHSDTVEFYQRLSTETLFFIFYYLEGTKAQYLAAKALKKQSWRFHTKYMMWFQRHEEPKTITDEFEQGTYIYFDYEKWGQRKKEGFTFEYRYLEDRDLQ
- the CNOT3 gene encoding CCR4-NOT transcription complex subunit 3 isoform X2, whose product is MADKRKLQGEIDRCLKKVSEGVEQFEDIWQKLHNAANANQKEKYEADLKKEIKKLQRLRDQIKTWVASNEIKDKRQLIENRKLIETQMERFKVVERETKTKAYSKEGLGLAQKVDPAQKEKEEIGQWLTSTIDTLNMGVDQFESEVESLSVQTRKKKGDKDKQDRIEGLKRHIEKHRYHIRMLETILRMLDNDSINVDAIRKIKDDVEYYVDSSQEPDFEENEFLYDDLDLEDIPQALAATSPPSHSHMEDEIFNQSSSTPTSTTSSSPIPPSPANCTTENSEDDKKIRGRSTDSEVSQSPAKNGSKVIHNNHHPQSPAVTPSYQIGSSSSTSSSLGNGPGTNSNGTVSNSSSSTNSNSSTNNKNNPPSGHTSGTPTPYAQAVAPLPSNSNASQPRPPNVQQNTSKQNGATSYSSVVAENATDAALSNSSQSQSSQSVIHNPPTSTAKEANSVSLPSSNNSTTSTGSSLLLPLCVNSPSSPTPSFSDPKPSQPLLNGPPQFSSTPEIKTPEPLSTLKSMAERAAIATNLEDQVPAIHLAEREILITTTTTQPPASQSTTQLTEVSIPLSLGVCPLGPVPLTTDQLYQQAMQEAAWHHMPHPSDSERIRQYLPRNPCPTPQYHHQMPPPHSDTVEFYQRLSTETLFFIFYYLEGTKAQYLAAKALKKQSWRFHTKYMMWFQRHEEPKTITDEFEQGTYIYFDYEKWGQRKKEGFTFEYRYLEDRDLQ